Genomic segment of Candidatus Cloacimonadota bacterium:
CCAGAAAGAAGGTGAAACTTTCAATTCGATGATGAATCCGGTTCTAATTCGTTTGATGAACCTGAATAAGATAAAAGTTAAAGTGAATATTTCCGAACGAGATATTTCCAAACTGAAAAAAGGACAGCAGGCAGTTATTAATATCGATAGCGAAACGGAATCAGATTTTATCGGAAAGATATCCTTTATATCTCCCGAAGCTGATCGCTTCTCCGGTACTTTTTTATGCGAAATAACTCTAAATAATCCGGAAAATATTCTTAAACATAACCAGTTCTGCCGAATTAGACTTCTAACAAAAACCAGGAAAAATGTGATCGCTCTCCCTCATTCTGCAATTTTAAATTCTAATGAGATATTTCTTGTTCGGAATAATGTAGCAAAGATGAAAACTGTTAGAACCGGAATAGAAAATGAAGAAGAAATAGAGATCATTTCCGGGATCGAGGAAAATGAAGAAGCAATCATCGAAGGTAATATCGGTTTGCGGGATAATGGTGAAGTTCGGATCAACCATTAAGAACATGAAGAAAATAGCCACAAACAAGTACAGAAAACACAAAAATTATATGATGATTCGAGTTCAGAAGAGCGAAGCGAAACTGGACTTGAATCGGGAGAGCAGTTAAGATTTTTAACTGAATTCCATCTAACTGAAGTTGATGAAGTCCAGTCACATTTTTCTTATCCATGTTAATCCGTGAAATCCGTGAGCAAAAATCCGCGGCAAATAAAAGGAATTAAATAATGAAGTTACCTGAATTTTCAGTAAATCGACGCATCACGATTTTAATGCTGACTATTTTGATCATAATTGTGGGAGGAATTTCTTTCACCAAACTTGGTCTGGAAATGCTTCCCGATATGGATTATCCGGTCATTTCGATCATCACCAGTTATCCGGGAGCATCTTCCCAGGATGTGGAAGAGACAATTACCAAAACGATCGAAACTGCAATCGCTGCTGTTAAAGATATAAAAAGCCTGAAATCGGAAAGTATGGAAAATGTTTCGCTGATAATGGTCGAATTCAACTGGGGAGCGAATCTTGATTTCGCAGCCCAGGATTTGCGGGATGTCATCGATCAGATAACCGATTATCTTCCTGATGAAGTTTCCCGACCGCTCGTGATGAAATTCAATCTTTCCCAAATGCCGATCCTGATGTATGGAGTTACAGGCGGAGAAAATA
This window contains:
- a CDS encoding efflux RND transporter periplasmic adaptor subunit; this translates as MLKKIILIFLTIMFFITACEKKTEESSEQEKEFTGARNVKTITAVRKDISEYIEYSGMLEAENVIDITPAIPTIIKEIFVDEGDIVHEGDLLVKMDDSSLIQAVAQVGNLEKNYNRMLELKKSGSIDEKTFEEVETAYKIAKSNFEFLLENTEIKAPFDGMITLVSQKEGETFNSMMNPVLIRLMNLNKIKVKVNISERDISKLKKGQQAVINIDSETESDFIGKISFISPEADRFSGTFLCEITLNNPENILKHNQFCRIRLLTKTRKNVIALPHSAILNSNEIFLVRNNVAKMKTVRTGIENEEEIEIISGIEENEEAIIEGNIGLRDNGEVRINH